A stretch of the Gossypium hirsutum isolate 1008001.06 chromosome D07, Gossypium_hirsutum_v2.1, whole genome shotgun sequence genome encodes the following:
- the LOC107954510 gene encoding ethylene-responsive transcription factor CRF5 produces the protein MNPGRVKYTERRTVTNKLLKASSKWFPMESKPKAPRIVRISVTDGDATDSSSDESEQERHHTVKRHVSEIRIGDCSTFNSNKPSNKQNRPTNNKTNLVNIRSKKQQPQQQQQQCLSNGVKYRGVRQRPWGRWAAEIRDPTSRTRVWLGTYDTAQEAALVYDRAAIRIKGPDALTNFIKPPARPSPPEIELEMTSGYDSGQESHSLCSPTSVLRFQSNEETELQTESKDDSTTQTGWSPVKELSQYPSNLLDEFLLTDPVVLYDYLDSDNPTPIFFDELSLPEASSNLEHDYGDISIQLDVDFGSCSWDVDNYY, from the coding sequence ATGAATCCAGGGAGGGTGAAATACACAGAGCGAAGAACTGTTACTAATAAGCTACTCAAGGCATCGAGCAAGTGGTTTCCCATGGAGTCCAAGCCCAAAGCCCCTAGGATCGTCAGGATTTCTGTCACCGATGGCGATGCCACCGATTCTTCTAGCGATGAAAGCGAGCAGGAGAGACATCACACAGTGAAAAGGCATGTTAGCGAAATCAGGATCGGAGATTGTTCTACATTCAATTCCAACAAGCCATCAAACAAGCAAAACAGACCGACTAACAATAAGACCAATCTTGTCAATATCAGATCAAAGAAGCAACAAccgcagcagcagcagcagcaatgTTTGTCTAACGGCGTCAAGTACCGTGGGGTTCGACAAAGGCCGTGGGGAAGATGGGCTGCTGAGATCAGAGACCCGACAAGTCGAACCAGGGTCTGGCTTGGCACTTATGATACGGCTCAAGAAGCTGCTTTGGTTTATGACAGAGCCGCGATTCGAATCAAAGGCCCTGACGCTCTCACCAACTTTATAAAGCCTCCTGCCAGACCCTCCCCACCTGAGATTGAACTTGAAATGACTTCCGGGTATGATTCTGGCCAAGAATCTCACTCACTCTGTTCACCAACTTCTGTTCTGAGATTTCAGTCGAATGAAGAAACTGAACTTCAAACCGAGTCCAAAGATGACTCAACAACACAAACTGGGTGGAGCCCTGTTAAGGAACTCTCTCAATACCCAAGTAACTTATTAGACGAGTTTTTGTTAACAGATCCAGTGGTTTTATATGATTACTTGGATTCTGATAACCCTACACCCATATTTTTTGATGAACTGAGTTTACCGGAAGCAAGCAGCAATTTGGAACATGATTATGGTGATATTTCTATTCAATTGGATGTTGATTTCGGGTCTTGTTCCTGGGATGTGGATAACTACTATTAA